In Spirochaetota bacterium, a genomic segment contains:
- a CDS encoding metal ABC transporter ATP-binding protein, producing the protein MNNPVISLRDVWVHYDGTVILEDVSLDVAEGEILSIVGPNGSGKSTLLRTIMGFKKPTRGTVTVLGGPPRKTPRGSIGYLPQKSAVDYTMPVSVFDVVAMASYAGKGMLERLNGEDRTHIADALKKVEMDSLMGRHFGSLSEGQKQRVLIARALVVRPRILLLDEPSTGLDSLAQDNFYQMLLSLRASLNLTIVMVSHDIGAVSSIVDRLACLKTKIHFHGAPGECLSNEALSGVFGKNVYYVSHDRHCEGSGDK; encoded by the coding sequence ATGAACAATCCGGTCATATCATTGCGGGACGTATGGGTCCATTACGACGGCACCGTGATCCTCGAAGACGTGAGCCTTGACGTCGCCGAAGGCGAGATCCTGTCCATCGTGGGGCCCAACGGGAGCGGCAAGAGCACCCTCCTCCGCACCATCATGGGGTTCAAGAAACCCACCCGGGGAACCGTCACGGTCCTGGGCGGGCCGCCCCGGAAGACGCCCCGCGGCTCCATCGGGTACCTCCCCCAGAAAAGCGCCGTGGACTACACCATGCCTGTCAGCGTTTTCGACGTGGTCGCCATGGCGAGCTACGCCGGCAAGGGGATGCTCGAGCGCCTGAACGGCGAGGACCGGACGCACATCGCCGACGCCCTGAAGAAGGTCGAGATGGACAGCCTGATGGGCCGTCACTTCGGCAGCCTCTCCGAGGGTCAGAAGCAGCGGGTGCTGATCGCCCGGGCCCTGGTGGTACGGCCGAGGATACTGCTCCTGGACGAGCCGTCTACCGGCCTTGACTCCCTGGCCCAGGACAACTTCTACCAGATGCTCCTCTCCCTGCGCGCCTCCCTGAACCTGACCATCGTCATGGTCTCCCACGACATCGGCGCGGTGTCGAGCATCGTTGACCGCCTGGCGTGCCTCAAGACGAAGATCCACTTCCATGGCGCCCCCGGGGAATGCCTCTCCAACGAGGCCCTTTCCGGCGTGTTCGGGAAAAACGTCTATTACGTCAGCCACGACAGGCACTGCGAAGGGAGCGGCGATAAATGA
- a CDS encoding YIP1 family protein, which translates to MIITELRSLRWADLFLYALLDPRALYRQIDRQEPKSFALSFIMPATVAVIDIITLSLLGRETTFFYYKMTYGWILMFLYQALTVVISAALMDTAAQFFGNRGNIRQLVILVNFSLFPKIFILPLTYIFKVFNFAPLFFYTFFSVGLFVWSALIAVQGISEMHSTDFGKAFVIYIFPAVLVGVTLFFMAVLLLICGVGYLAG; encoded by the coding sequence ATGATCATCACGGAACTCAGATCGCTTCGCTGGGCGGACCTTTTCCTCTACGCCCTCCTGGACCCGCGGGCCCTGTACCGCCAGATCGACCGGCAGGAGCCGAAATCCTTCGCCCTGAGCTTTATCATGCCCGCGACGGTGGCAGTCATCGATATCATCACCCTGTCGCTGCTGGGAAGGGAGACGACCTTTTTTTACTATAAAATGACCTACGGGTGGATCCTCATGTTCCTCTACCAGGCCCTCACGGTGGTGATCTCGGCCGCCCTCATGGACACGGCGGCCCAGTTCTTCGGCAACAGGGGGAACATCCGCCAGCTCGTCATCCTGGTTAACTTTTCGCTCTTCCCGAAGATCTTCATCCTTCCCCTGACGTACATCTTCAAGGTGTTCAACTTCGCTCCCCTGTTTTTCTACACCTTCTTCTCCGTGGGGCTTTTCGTCTGGTCGGCCCTTATCGCGGTGCAGGGGATCTCGGAGATGCATTCAACCGACTTCGGGAAGGCCTTCGTGATCTACATATTTCCGGCGGTGCTGGTGGGAGTCACCCTCTTCTTCATGGCGGTGCTTCTCCTGATCTGCGGCGTGGGATACCTGGCGGGATAG
- the sppA gene encoding signal peptide peptidase SppA yields the protein MDRNRKILISILALLVLSSVIAIVDISLNMQQKRGGVSIRGPQVGSGVGIVRVEGAIQMTGAGSPLAMGQGAESIIRRLDDLEHNGDIKAVVVRINSPGGTVGASQEIYQKLWKLRKKNIPLVASMGEMAASGGYYVASACNYIVANHGSITGSIGVIAMSPNLRGLFQKIGIDMNVIKSGKYKDILSSFRDLRPEERELIQDMIDSSYRKFLKDVALGRNQNESDIEPIADGRVMSGETALKYKLVDMLGTFEDAVDKARQMAKLSEDCPVYEETKTPFEQMFMRMEGMFRGGSLMDQGLRELHIENNYRIEYRYVP from the coding sequence ATGGACAGAAACAGGAAAATACTGATTTCCATACTGGCGCTGCTGGTGCTCTCGTCGGTCATAGCGATCGTCGATATCAGCCTGAACATGCAGCAGAAGCGCGGCGGCGTGTCGATACGGGGCCCGCAGGTAGGGTCGGGCGTCGGCATCGTCCGCGTCGAGGGGGCCATCCAGATGACGGGCGCGGGCTCGCCCCTGGCCATGGGCCAGGGCGCGGAAAGCATTATCAGGCGCCTCGACGACCTGGAGCACAACGGCGACATCAAGGCCGTGGTGGTGCGGATTAACTCCCCCGGCGGGACCGTGGGCGCCTCCCAGGAGATATACCAGAAGCTGTGGAAGCTCAGGAAGAAGAACATCCCCCTGGTCGCCTCCATGGGCGAGATGGCCGCGTCGGGCGGATACTATGTGGCCTCGGCCTGCAACTACATCGTGGCCAACCACGGCTCCATCACCGGGTCCATCGGCGTTATTGCGATGTCGCCGAACCTGCGCGGGCTGTTCCAGAAGATCGGCATTGACATGAACGTCATCAAGAGCGGGAAATACAAGGATATCCTTTCGTCGTTCCGGGACCTCAGGCCGGAGGAGCGCGAGCTCATTCAGGATATGATCGATTCGTCCTACCGGAAGTTCCTGAAAGACGTGGCCCTCGGGAGGAACCAGAACGAGTCCGACATAGAGCCGATCGCCGACGGCCGCGTGATGAGCGGGGAGACCGCGCTGAAATACAAGCTCGTAGACATGCTGGGGACCTTCGAGGACGCCGTTGACAAGGCCCGCCAGATGGCGAAGCTCTCCGAGGACTGCCCGGTCTACGAAGAGACGAAGACGCCATTCGAGCAGATGTTCATGAGGATGGAAGGGATGTTCCGCGGCGGAAGCCTGATGGACCAGGGTCTCCGGGAATTGCATATTGAGAACAACTACCGCATCGAGTACAGGTACGTGCCATGA
- a CDS encoding type II toxin-antitoxin system HicB family antitoxin has protein sequence MHYHFKIHKEDAGYWASCVELKGCNTQADTIDQLNCNMKEALNLFLNEPDNSRIIFPMPHKHLYGKDIVEVPVEPKIAFAIKMKLFRHKKGLSQRQVADLLGMKNIYSYQRLESTRKANPNISTIARIKEIFPDFKIDDIFIHERLKHKNL, from the coding sequence ATGCATTACCATTTTAAAATACACAAAGAGGATGCGGGTTACTGGGCTTCCTGTGTTGAGCTAAAAGGCTGCAATACCCAGGCTGATACAATCGATCAGCTCAATTGTAACATGAAAGAGGCGTTGAATTTGTTTTTGAATGAACCTGATAACTCAAGGATTATTTTCCCGATGCCTCATAAGCATCTGTACGGGAAAGACATCGTTGAAGTTCCCGTTGAGCCTAAAATCGCCTTTGCCATTAAAATGAAATTATTCCGGCATAAGAAAGGGCTGTCTCAACGGCAGGTTGCGGATTTGCTGGGAATGAAAAACATCTACAGTTATCAGAGGCTAGAATCGACACGGAAGGCCAATCCAAACATCTCAACTATAGCAAGAATCAAAGAAATCTTTCCTGATTTTAAAATCGATGATATATTTATACATGAACGTTTAAAACATAAAAATTTATAA
- a CDS encoding metal ABC transporter permease codes for MIELFQLHFFRNAFIMSFIVGILFGILSFFVVMRKMSFLGAGIAHTAFGGVALGVLIGIDPFLTSLAFCTAAAILIGKLVRFGRISFDMGIGIFFSFSMALGAIFLSLKKGYAFDLMSYLFGNILAVTAADNVIALAVLAVFVPFIIIFIHRILFMTMDEEVAAVSGVRTEVLDTLLLIFLAGIIVISIKIVGIILVSALVVLPASFGLLLSRNYRKVIMIGIVYTVAVMVGGLFLSYYLDTPAGATMVTAGTVIYFLSLGAVKLFRSDR; via the coding sequence ATGATTGAACTGTTCCAGCTCCATTTTTTCCGCAACGCCTTCATCATGAGCTTCATCGTGGGGATCCTTTTCGGCATCCTCTCGTTCTTCGTGGTCATGCGGAAGATGTCCTTCCTGGGCGCCGGCATCGCCCACACGGCCTTCGGCGGCGTGGCCCTGGGCGTGCTTATCGGCATCGACCCGTTCCTCACGTCACTGGCCTTCTGCACGGCGGCGGCAATTCTCATCGGCAAGCTGGTGCGCTTCGGCAGGATATCCTTCGACATGGGCATCGGCATTTTCTTTTCCTTTTCGATGGCCCTGGGGGCCATCTTCCTCTCGCTCAAAAAGGGATACGCCTTCGACCTGATGAGCTACCTCTTCGGGAACATCCTGGCGGTGACGGCGGCGGACAATGTCATCGCCCTGGCGGTCCTGGCGGTCTTCGTTCCCTTTATCATTATCTTCATCCACCGGATCCTCTTCATGACCATGGACGAGGAAGTGGCGGCCGTGAGCGGCGTCCGCACGGAGGTCCTCGACACGCTGCTCCTCATCTTCCTCGCGGGAATCATCGTCATCAGCATCAAGATAGTGGGGATCATCCTGGTTTCGGCGCTGGTGGTGCTGCCGGCGAGCTTCGGCCTGCTGCTGTCCCGGAACTACCGGAAGGTTATCATGATCGGCATCGTTTACACCGTGGCGGTGATGGTCGGGGGGCTCTTCCTCTCCTACTACCTGGACACGCCGGCCGGGGCCACCATGGTCACGGCCGGGACCGTCATCTATTTCCTCAGCCTGGGCGCGGTGAAGCTATTCCGCTCAGACCGCTGA
- a CDS encoding MotA/TolQ/ExbB proton channel family protein: MEIGMIIGIVGGFSLLVFSIVVAKSSVLLFVDIPSVMITVGGSIGAMLVGYSIKQVMLIPTLFKVGLFPPRYNYSELIVTIVSFSEKARREGLLALEDDLDELDDAYMKKGLQLVVDGTDPELVRNILETEIEQMAARHDDNKRMFDDWASFAPAFGMIGTLMGLIMMLVNLSDRAAIGPYLAVALITTLYGAIICYLFCSPLASRLDVMTNNEVLMRSIVLMGVLSIQSGDNPRIVKDKLVSFLPPKMREEIAEEVAD, encoded by the coding sequence ATGGAAATAGGGATGATTATTGGGATCGTCGGCGGCTTCAGCCTTCTTGTATTCAGTATTGTCGTTGCCAAGAGCAGCGTGCTCTTGTTCGTCGACATCCCGTCAGTCATGATCACCGTCGGAGGCAGCATCGGAGCCATGCTGGTCGGCTATTCTATAAAACAGGTCATGCTCATCCCCACGCTGTTCAAGGTCGGACTCTTTCCGCCCAGGTATAACTACAGCGAATTGATCGTCACCATCGTTTCCTTTTCCGAAAAGGCCCGCCGCGAGGGCCTCCTGGCCCTGGAAGACGACCTGGACGAGCTCGATGACGCCTACATGAAGAAGGGGCTCCAGCTCGTGGTGGACGGCACAGACCCGGAGCTGGTCAGGAATATCCTGGAAACCGAGATCGAGCAGATGGCGGCCCGCCATGACGACAACAAGCGGATGTTCGACGACTGGGCGAGTTTCGCGCCTGCCTTCGGTATGATCGGTACCCTCATGGGTCTTATCATGATGCTCGTCAACCTGAGCGACAGGGCCGCCATCGGCCCGTACCTGGCCGTCGCCCTCATTACCACCCTGTACGGCGCCATCATATGTTATCTTTTCTGCTCGCCCCTGGCCTCGCGCCTCGATGTCATGACCAACAACGAAGTGCTCATGCGCTCCATCGTCCTCATGGGCGTTCTATCCATACAATCGGGGGACAACCCCCGTATCGTCAAGGACAAGCTGGTCTCCTTCCTGCCGCCTAAGATGAGGGAGGAAATCGCCGAAGAGGTCGCCGATTAA
- a CDS encoding zinc ABC transporter substrate-binding protein has product MTKKICIVTAIISLMCPWGCKKPDESAAAGGIRVAVSVFPLHDMARAICGDRGSAFFVVPAGADPHSFEPRPSIARTLENTTLFIGVTPEFDGWVERYLPASAARVYLMERRKGEPEANPHIWLSVKKAREIAAVMAKQMSAVDPANGEYYRNNLKSYDRKLDDLDRAIAALFANKTRKSFIQWHESWNYFAADYGLAITGTVQREGSEKASVRSMKEIVDRARLDRVTAIVVSLSSEERTARVLAGEIGGSIVKLDGIGDPASSDRSTYLKLMEYNSKKLAGALR; this is encoded by the coding sequence ATGACGAAAAAAATCTGCATTGTCACCGCAATTATATCGCTGATGTGCCCATGGGGATGCAAAAAGCCGGATGAGAGCGCCGCGGCCGGCGGTATCCGCGTGGCGGTGTCCGTCTTCCCGCTCCATGACATGGCCCGCGCCATCTGCGGCGACAGGGGCTCGGCCTTCTTCGTGGTCCCGGCCGGGGCCGACCCCCACTCCTTCGAGCCCAGGCCGTCCATCGCCCGGACCCTGGAGAACACCACCCTCTTCATCGGCGTCACCCCGGAGTTCGACGGATGGGTGGAGCGCTACCTTCCGGCGTCGGCCGCCCGGGTCTACCTGATGGAGCGGCGAAAGGGCGAACCGGAAGCAAACCCCCATATATGGCTCAGCGTCAAGAAGGCAAGGGAGATCGCCGCGGTCATGGCGAAACAGATGAGCGCTGTCGACCCGGCCAACGGCGAATACTACCGGAACAATCTTAAGTCCTATGACAGGAAGCTGGACGATCTCGACAGAGCGATCGCCGCCCTGTTCGCGAATAAAACGAGGAAGTCTTTCATCCAGTGGCACGAATCATGGAATTATTTCGCAGCGGATTACGGCCTGGCCATCACCGGCACGGTCCAGCGCGAAGGAAGCGAAAAGGCGTCGGTGCGGTCGATGAAGGAGATCGTCGACCGGGCGCGGCTGGACCGCGTCACCGCCATCGTCGTGAGCCTTTCCTCGGAGGAGCGGACCGCCCGGGTCCTGGCCGGCGAGATCGGCGGGTCCATCGTGAAGCTGGACGGCATAGGCGATCCCGCATCCAGCGACCGCTCGACCTATCTGAAGCTCATGGAATACAACTCTAAAAAGCTGGCCGGCGCGCTGCGGTAA
- a CDS encoding OmpA family protein — protein MAGKKKKSQIKGSPSWMTTMGDLNNLLLCFFIVMMGDETVVKGFEFLYVMSSFKGSMGIMSGGKSISKGNLMDLGHNIIALPSSQRQQFMSQIMKRAVESFKPEIETKAVRIMEDERGLVITLSGDVFFEPGTARIKPEMRSVLKKVGRILKNIDNFVRIEGHTDNSPVSVPKAKEVYKSNWELSSARGLNVLHYLADDADVNPSRLSSVAFGEYRPIDDNGSAEGRAYNRRVDIVILKEHFLKKSDDKRIPRPLPDEEWR, from the coding sequence ATGGCGGGAAAAAAGAAAAAATCCCAGATCAAGGGCTCCCCGTCGTGGATGACCACCATGGGGGACCTGAACAACCTTCTCCTCTGCTTTTTCATCGTCATGATGGGGGATGAGACGGTCGTCAAGGGCTTCGAGTTCCTCTACGTGATGTCCTCGTTCAAGGGAAGCATGGGCATCATGTCCGGGGGAAAGTCCATCTCCAAGGGAAACCTGATGGACCTGGGGCATAACATCATCGCCCTGCCGAGCAGCCAGCGCCAGCAGTTCATGTCGCAGATCATGAAGCGCGCCGTGGAGTCCTTCAAGCCCGAGATAGAAACAAAGGCGGTCCGTATCATGGAAGACGAGCGCGGCCTGGTGATCACCCTTAGCGGCGACGTGTTTTTCGAGCCGGGAACGGCCCGCATCAAGCCCGAGATGCGCTCCGTGCTGAAGAAGGTGGGTCGCATCCTCAAGAATATCGACAATTTTGTCCGCATTGAGGGCCATACCGACAACTCGCCGGTCAGCGTCCCGAAGGCGAAGGAAGTGTATAAATCAAACTGGGAGCTCTCGTCGGCGCGGGGCCTGAACGTGCTGCACTACCTGGCCGATGACGCCGACGTAAACCCGTCCAGGCTCTCCTCCGTGGCCTTCGGCGAATATCGTCCCATAGACGACAACGGCTCGGCCGAGGGACGGGCCTACAACCGGCGCGTCGATATCGTCATCCTGAAAGAGCATTTCCTCAAAAAATCCGATGACAAGAGGATCCCGCGGCCCCTGCCGGACGAGGAGTGGCGGTAG
- a CDS encoding tetratricopeptide repeat protein, producing the protein MKKAVYIVIFFIIATAIVFAARFFNCGNLRERTTNSDKKIEELKKKIAGLEEEKIKDARAMSSLANNYTYLGTLYVDKRLWDQAIDCYEKGISYGKDTPGVYYSIGLAYGNRGADRDSEEDIDKAERYYRKAIAMQNDYSDAQNALAILLYYHKNKKDEALSLIEEVVGRNKKNYLARFTQARFYYEMDKLPRALSLYEDLNAELEKLPPSQVKDEYMKNSRDNIQRIMMEIGKKRKSD; encoded by the coding sequence ATGAAAAAAGCGGTATACATTGTCATTTTTTTTATAATAGCGACGGCGATCGTGTTCGCGGCGAGATTCTTTAATTGCGGTAATCTGCGCGAGCGTACGACCAACTCGGATAAAAAGATCGAAGAGCTGAAAAAGAAAATCGCCGGTCTCGAAGAGGAAAAAATCAAGGATGCCAGGGCCATGAGCAGCCTGGCGAATAATTACACCTATCTCGGTACCCTCTATGTCGATAAGCGCCTCTGGGACCAGGCCATTGATTGTTACGAGAAAGGCATAAGCTACGGGAAGGACACGCCGGGCGTCTACTACTCCATCGGCCTCGCCTACGGCAACCGGGGAGCGGACCGGGACAGCGAAGAGGATATCGACAAGGCCGAGCGCTATTACCGGAAGGCAATAGCGATGCAGAATGACTATTCCGACGCGCAGAATGCCCTGGCGATACTTCTTTATTACCACAAGAACAAGAAGGATGAGGCCCTCTCGCTCATTGAGGAGGTCGTCGGGCGCAACAAGAAGAACTACCTGGCGCGGTTCACCCAGGCGCGGTTCTACTATGAAATGGACAAGCTCCCCCGGGCCCTCTCCCTCTACGAGGACCTGAACGCCGAGCTCGAAAAGCTGCCGCCTTCCCAGGTGAAGGATGAGTACATGAAAAACAGCAGGGATAACATCCAGCGCATCATGATGGAAATCGGGAAGAAAAGGAAGTCTGACTGA
- a CDS encoding MBL fold metallo-hydrolase — translation MIIRQIKIGGFDEFCYIVGSEKGGAGAVIDPGGNPDAIAEEARKAGLSIEYIIHTHSHLDHTAGTGRLKELTGAKVVRHRLEGGEGRIDVLLDDEGTLAAGGLVFTIFHTPGHTPGGICLYAGGNLFTGDTLFVGDSGRTDLPGSDRAALGGSIRRLMELPEETVVWPGHDYGPTPSSTLGWEKRHNVNAKEYGYYKVE, via the coding sequence ATGATCATCAGGCAGATTAAAATCGGCGGTTTTGACGAATTTTGCTATATCGTGGGAAGCGAAAAGGGGGGGGCCGGCGCCGTCATTGACCCCGGTGGCAATCCCGATGCGATCGCTGAAGAGGCGAGAAAGGCCGGCCTCTCCATCGAGTACATAATCCATACCCACAGCCACCTGGACCATACGGCCGGCACCGGGCGCCTGAAGGAGCTCACCGGCGCGAAGGTGGTGCGACACCGGCTGGAGGGCGGGGAGGGAAGGATCGATGTCCTTCTCGATGATGAAGGGACCCTTGCAGCGGGAGGGCTGGTCTTCACCATATTCCACACGCCGGGCCACACCCCCGGCGGCATATGCCTGTACGCGGGGGGCAATCTCTTCACCGGCGACACCCTCTTCGTGGGAGACAGCGGCAGGACCGATCTGCCCGGGAGCGACCGCGCGGCCCTGGGCGGTTCCATCCGGCGCCTCATGGAGCTGCCGGAAGAGACAGTGGTGTGGCCGGGCCATGATTACGGCCCGACGCCCAGCTCCACCCTCGGTTGGGAGAAGCGGCACAATGTCAACGCGAAGGAATACGGGTATTATAAGGTAGAATAG
- a CDS encoding type II toxin-antitoxin system HicA family toxin yields MPLSGKEMLKLFQKAGWIVLRTKGSHVIIGKGNDRETIPLHKELKRGLESYLLKRVKGE; encoded by the coding sequence ATGCCCCTGAGCGGCAAAGAAATGCTGAAATTGTTTCAAAAAGCCGGATGGATAGTTTTACGGACTAAAGGCAGTCATGTGATAATCGGAAAAGGCAATGATCGGGAAACCATCCCGCTACACAAAGAATTAAAGCGGGGATTGGAGTCATATTTATTGAAAAGAGTGAAGGGAGAATGA